A region from the Kineothrix sp. IPX-CK genome encodes:
- a CDS encoding ABC transporter permease: MRKEKKTSLFAETMSRIWSNPGAKVGIIILFIIVSACIFAPFIASYGLNEMDLKNMFKGPSAKHIMGTDGMGRDLFSRLLYGGRYSLALGICAAVVGSVIGIIIGSVAGYLGGRAETIIMRFMDIWSSLPSMLLCILISAVLGAGFFNTVLALSIGNVPIGVRLIRGQILSERSKEYLEAAESINCSKISIMFRHLLPNVISPVIVDATMGIGMTITMAAALSYIGLGVQPPTPEWGAMLADARTHILNYPYLIMFPGLFIALTVLAINLIGDGLRDAMDPKLRK, from the coding sequence ATGAGAAAAGAAAAAAAGACCTCTCTTTTTGCAGAGACCATGAGTAGAATCTGGTCGAATCCAGGAGCAAAAGTTGGAATTATAATATTATTTATAATTGTTTCAGCGTGTATATTCGCACCATTTATAGCATCATATGGATTAAATGAAATGGATTTGAAAAACATGTTTAAGGGACCGAGCGCGAAGCATATAATGGGCACCGATGGAATGGGACGTGATCTGTTCAGCCGGTTATTATACGGAGGACGGTATTCATTGGCGCTGGGGATATGTGCAGCTGTTGTGGGTTCGGTAATCGGAATAATTATTGGAAGTGTAGCAGGCTATTTAGGAGGCCGGGCCGAAACAATAATCATGCGCTTCATGGACATCTGGTCATCATTGCCAAGTATGCTTTTATGCATTTTGATTTCTGCTGTGTTAGGAGCAGGTTTCTTTAATACAGTACTCGCACTTTCAATTGGAAATGTTCCAATTGGTGTACGCCTGATTCGCGGACAGATTCTTTCCGAACGTTCAAAGGAGTACCTCGAAGCTGCAGAATCAATTAATTGTTCTAAGATCAGTATTATGTTTCGTCATTTATTGCCAAATGTTATTTCTCCTGTAATCGTAGATGCAACTATGGGAATCGGAATGACTATTACGATGGCAGCAGCGCTTTCGTATATTGGACTTGGCGTTCAGCCACCCACTCCGGAATGGGGAGCGATGCTGGCTGATGCACGTACTCATATTTTAAACTATCCATACTTAATTATGTTCCCGGGACTATTTATTGCATTGACGGTATTAGCGATTAATTTAATCGGTGATGGATTAAGAGATGCAATGGATCCAAAATTAAGAAAGTAA